In Molothrus aeneus isolate 106 chromosome 13, BPBGC_Maene_1.0, whole genome shotgun sequence, a genomic segment contains:
- the CFAP161 gene encoding cilia- and flagella-associated protein 161 yields the protein MASYRLGVRIGNWLEDEIAQQDLLRDFIRKREKGQLFVQRLARIKENIFKKVELSVSTDGFVHFGDTVLLVNPDCTSPEERDPELRGDVTLAVDMEEVSLYSDEPLQISRGLSAVKRVDPIGRNAFCIVSVDGSAVGEPLRYGQNFLLGTKGGVSDKLFYLASDHKTFRDFAKKSRLQKVFLTGEISYLTFWQAKSLDPQLRLEHEGCPVPTETKIIITHCYTNRNLAVPRTFCVWSCFGREFEVICHNYLDACRVEEDKNYWEIITGNPGPEDGTRPERPKALPEGYENKLAS from the exons ATGGCTTCCTACCGCCTCGGGGTCCGCATCGGGAACTGGCTGGAGGACGAGATCGCGCAGCAG GACCTGCTGAGGGATTTTATCCGTAAGAGAGAGAAAGGACAACTTTTTGTACAGAGATTAGCCAGAATtaaagagaatattttcaaGAAG GTAGAGCTGTCTGTATCCACTGATGGATTTGTTCACTTTGGAGACACCGTGTTGCTTGTGAACCCAGACTGCACATCCCCGGAGGAGAGGGACCCCGAGCTGCGTGGCGATGTCACTCTGGCTGTTGACATGGAAGAAGTGTCCCTGTACTCAGATGAGCCCCTGCAGATCTCACGTGGACTCAGTGCAGTCAAGAGGGTGGACCCCATAGGTCGAAATGCTTTCTGTATTGTAAG TGTTGATGGAAGTGCAGTGGGTGAACCACTTCGATATGGGCAGAATTTTCTTCTTGGGACAAAAGGAGGGGTTTCTGACAAACTG ttttatcTGGCAAGTGACCACAAAACATTTAGAGATTTTGCTAAAAAATCTCGCCTTCAGAAAGTATTTCTGACAGGTGAGATTTCCTATTTGACTTTCTGGCAAGCAAAGTCCTTGGATCCACAACTGCGTCTTGAACATGAAGGATGTCCAGTTCCT acagaaactaaaattattattactcatTGCTACACCAATCGCAACTTAGCTGTTCCAAGGACCTTCTGTGTGTG GTCTTGTTTTGGAAGAGAATTTGAAGTAATTTGTCACAATTATCTTGACGCCTGCAGAGTTGAAGAAGATAAGAATTACTGGGAGATAATAACAGGAAATCCTGGTCCTGAAGATGGTACAAGGCCTGAAAGACCCAAAGCACTCCCAGAAGGGTATGAGAATAAATTAGCTTCATGA